A window of Streptomyces sp. Je 1-332 genomic DNA:
GCGGTGACGGCGAGGAAGGTGGCGCCGGTGGACGCCGTGGCGCGCCTGCGGCCGGTGAACCAGAACAGGGCGGCGAAGAGCAGCAGGGTGGGCTGGAGCGCGGCCCCGATACCGACGAGGACGCCGCTGGCCCGCTCACCGCGCACCGCGAAGCAGCCGAGCAGGACGAGGAGTACGGGGATGATGCTGGTCTGGCCCAGGTGCAGGGTGTTGCGCACCGGGAGCGACAGCATCAGGAGGCAGATCGCGACGGGCGCGGCCAGCAGTGAGGTGCGCCGGGACACGGGCTGCGGCAGGGCGCGGGCGGCGACGAGGCCGAGCACCACGACGAGGATCAGCGTGCCGAACGTCCAGCCCCAGCCGAGTGCTTGCTCGGCCGCGCGCGAGAAGGGTTTGAGGACGAGTCCGGCGAAGGGGGTGCCGGTGAACTTGTCCGCGTCGTAGAAGGAACCGTTCACATGCAGGACGCCGTCCGGGCCGATCCAGGTCTCCAGGTCGGTGAGCCGCTCCCCTTTCGGCGTCCGTAGGACGACCGCCACCTGTCGTACCGCGAGTACGGCCGCGATCAGCCAGAGGGCGACGCGGAGCGCCCCGATCCGCGTCCTCGGCGTGTCGGGCGCCCCCGCCCCAAAGGCATTTCCCGGTCCTCCGTGCTCAACATTCGCCACGCGCCGTCGACCCTCCCGCCCCGCTCGTCTTCTCTGCTCGGTCCCAACGTCCGGTCGGCTCCGAGAGTTCTCCCGCGGCCCCGCGATACGCGCCCGGACCCGAGAGGCTCGCGCCCACGGATAAGACGCACGCCACCCCCATTTCACCTGGCAGCCATGCCGCTTTCTGCCGGCTTTCGAGCAGACTTCCCAACCAGCCCTTTTGTCCGGTTGACGACCTGATCTCCACGAGTCGTCCACTTCCCCTTCATGGAACGACGACCCGTACCCCGCCGGGCGGTTCCCCGCGGAAGCCGCGACATAGATCACAAGGACGTCTTCTCGCCACCTCCACAAGCGGAACCATTTGCCCTGGATAGCGGCGCTTTCCGCGCGGTGTGCGGTTGGCCGGACACCGACCGTAATGATGCCGCCTACACCTATGGTCGCTTGCGGGCCGCCCCGCGCTGGGCGGCTCTGTACTTGCAGTCAACCGAGAGGCAGGCGAGCGAACCCTTGCCGGCAGCCGCATCCGTCGCACCCGTCGCACCCGTCGCTTCGCAGACCCAGGCCCCTCCGTCCGCGCACGCCTCGGCGGACGTCACCGTCGTCGACCCGGCGCTGGTCAAGCGGGCGGTGAAGGCGGCGGCCCTCGGCAACGCGATGGAGTGGTTCGACTTCGGTGTCTACAGCTACATCGCCGTGACGCTGGGCAAGGTCTTCTTCCCCTCGGGCAACCCCACGGCCCAACTGCTCTCCACCTTCGGCGCCTTCGCCGCGGCCTTCCTGATCCGCCCGCTCGGCGGCATGGTCTTCGGCCCGCTCGGCGACCGCATCGGCCGCCAGAAGATCCTCGCCCTCACCATGATCATGATGGCCGCGGGAACCTTCGCGATCGGCCTGATCCCGTCCTACGCCTCCATCGGCGTGGGCGCCCCGATCCTGCTCCTGCTCGCCCGCCTGGTGCAGGGCTTCTCCACCGGCGGCGAGTACGCGGGCGCGGCCACGTTCATCGCCGAGTACGCACCCGACAAGAAACGGGGCTTCCTCGGCAGCTGGCTGGAGTTCGGCACCCTGGCGGGCTATATCGGCGGCGCGGGCCTGGTCACCCTGATGACGGCCCTGCTCTCCACCGACGACCTCCTCTCCTGGGGCTGGCGCATCCCGTTCCTGATCGCGGGCCCGATGGGCCTGATCGGCCTGTACCTGCGGATGAGGCTGGAGGAGACCCCGGCGTTCGCCGCGGAGCTCACCAAGGCGCACAAGGACGAGCAGTCCCGCCCGAAGGTGCGGCTGCGCGACATGGTCCAGGGTCAGTGGAAGGCACTGCTCCTGTGCATGGGCCTGGTCCTCGTCTTCAACGTCACGGACTACATGCTCCTGTCGTACATGCCGAGCTACCTGACGAGCGAGCTCAAGTACGACGAGACGCACGGCCTC
This region includes:
- the proP gene encoding glycine betaine/L-proline transporter ProP, giving the protein MPAAASVAPVAPVASQTQAPPSAHASADVTVVDPALVKRAVKAAALGNAMEWFDFGVYSYIAVTLGKVFFPSGNPTAQLLSTFGAFAAAFLIRPLGGMVFGPLGDRIGRQKILALTMIMMAAGTFAIGLIPSYASIGVGAPILLLLARLVQGFSTGGEYAGAATFIAEYAPDKKRGFLGSWLEFGTLAGYIGGAGLVTLMTALLSTDDLLSWGWRIPFLIAGPMGLIGLYLRMRLEETPAFAAELTKAHKDEQSRPKVRLRDMVQGQWKALLLCMGLVLVFNVTDYMLLSYMPSYLTSELKYDETHGLLVVLAVMALMMCVQPFAGALTDRVGRRPVIAAGCVGFLLLSVPALLLIREGSLWAIGLGMAALGLLLVCFTASMPSTLPALFPTKVRYGSLSIGFNISVSIFGGTTPLVVTALIGATGNMMMPAYYMMAAAVVGGIAVWFMTESAGRPLPGSRPAVEK